The Desulfonatronum thioautotrophicum nucleotide sequence GCTCCGAGGAACCGTGAACCATTCCCCTCCTTTGGAGGGGCCAGGGGTGGGTTGGCGTTGGATCTTACACTGCCCAATTTACACCTCAAGCACGCCCAAACCTCAACCCACCCCTTTATTGACGAGGCATCCAGTTTTCGACAAGCAATCCGGGAATCCTGCTGAATTCACGAATATTGTTCGTGACCAGAACCAGCCCTTTGCTTCTGGCATGCCCCGCTATCTGATTGTCATATGCGTCGATACTCTGACCGCGGGCTTCCAGGTCGGCAATGATCCGGCCACTGTGAACGGCGGCATGCGTATCAAAATGCAAAATTTCCAGCCTCGCGAAAAATCCCTCCACAATCAGCAGGTTCGCATCCGGTTTCACTGATTTCTCGACACCTTTGATCAGCTCCATGACCGTAACGGTGCTGATGCACAGCTGACCGTGGCGAAGCCGGAACGCCTCACGAACAGCGGCGGGACGGTTCTTGATGGTGTAAATGCAGATGCAGGTGTCGAGCATGTATTTGAGCATCAGAACCCCTCGCGGTCCTGTACGGGCGGCTGGTCGCGCTCGCTCATGAAGTCGGCGGTCACTCCAGGGCCATCGAACCAGCTGTCCCATGATTCACCGGCAGGGGTGATGATTCGGCTCC carries:
- the vapC gene encoding type II toxin-antitoxin system tRNA(fMet)-specific endonuclease VapC, encoding MLKYMLDTCICIYTIKNRPAAVREAFRLRHGQLCISTVTVMELIKGVEKSVKPDANLLIVEGFFARLEILHFDTHAAVHSGRIIADLEARGQSIDAYDNQIAGHARSKGLVLVTNNIREFSRIPGLLVENWMPRQ
- the vapB gene encoding type II toxin-antitoxin system VapB family antitoxin, with the protein product MEKSTVFKSNRSQAVRLPKAVALPEDVKRVDVVAVGRSRIITPAGESWDSWFDGPGVTADFMSERDQPPVQDREGF